A segment of the Longimicrobiaceae bacterium genome:
GTGGACGTGGAGGGCCGCTACATCGTGATCTCGCTGGAGCAGCACCAGCTGTACCTGATGGAGCACGACCGCGTGATCTGGCAGACGCTGGTGGGCACCGGCACCGGCACCCGGCTCGAAGGCGCAGGGCAGAAGTGGGAGTTCTCCACGCCGCGTGGCATGTTCCGCGTGCAGCGCAAGGAGAAGGACCCGCGGTGGTACGTGCCCGACTGGTCGTTCGTGGAGCGCAAGCTGCCCATCCCCCCGCCGGACTCGCCCAAGCGGTGGGAGACGGGGATGCTGGGCACGTCCGCGCTGTACCTGGGCGAGGGCATCGCGGTGCACGGCACCAGCAAGCCCGAGCTGCTGGGCCAGAACGTCTCGCACGGCTGCATCCGCATGACCAACGAGGCCGCCCGCCAGCTCTACCACGACGTGGAAGTGGGCACGCCGGTCTTCATCTACTGAGACGGGGCACGGCCTCACTGCTTCCGTTTCGGTAGACGAAGGCGCGCCGAGGGATGCCCCCTCCCGCTCGCTTAGGCTCGCACCCTCCCCCGCAAGCGGGAGAGGGTTGGGGTTGGAGGCGCTTCGGGGGGGCGGCCGCATAGGTAGCTTCCGCGGCTCGGTCTTCGACGAGCAGGGATGCTTCAACCAACCCTCTCCCACGTAGTTTGTGGGGGAGGGTCGGCGAGTCTTGCGAGCCGGGGAGGGGGCATTGCCGTCCCGGCACGAGAAACTTTTCCGGCTTCGCGCCGGTGAACCGACAGGGCATGATCAAGACCGAGAAGGGCGAGGACAAGCCGCAGATCGTGGCCCAGAACCGCAAGGCGCGGCACGAGTACCACATCCTGGAGACGTGGGAGGCGGGGCTGGTGCTGCACGGCACCGAGGTCAAGTCGCTGCGCGAGGCCAAGGCCAACCTCCAGGACGCGTTCGCCCGCAT
Coding sequences within it:
- a CDS encoding L,D-transpeptidase; protein product: MKHSIRRLLSTAAPLAAALALAFAPHRAAAQGLPVEPLSLEHGGDAEGSAVYRDPPVDVEGRYIVISLEQHQLYLMEHDRVIWQTLVGTGTGTRLEGAGQKWEFSTPRGMFRVQRKEKDPRWYVPDWSFVERKLPIPPPDSPKRWETGMLGTSALYLGEGIAVHGTSKPELLGQNVSHGCIRMTNEAARQLYHDVEVGTPVFIY